One Castanea sativa cultivar Marrone di Chiusa Pesio chromosome 4, ASM4071231v1 DNA window includes the following coding sequences:
- the LOC142630415 gene encoding putative calcium-binding protein CML47 codes for MDKTQKDESLSPISLLVVFSLLITLSWVTILRDLYSSFRLIPQIFIDFVYGAWKVWNERKATIQETSIHKLGTHEKVDNEKLSEEVEMVLKEEGDENKLSVGEVKIVMEKIGTLCDDHPDAENYEEGMGPDEIAGLFEEEPSPEEVKEAFDIFDENNDGFIDAGELGRVLCSLGLMEPLEVECQKMIRVFDDNGDGRIDFKEFVKLVEHSFC; via the coding sequence ATGGATAAGACACAGAAGGATGAATCTCTCAGCCCTATCTCACTTCTTGTAGTTTTTTCACTTCTCATAACACTTAGTTGGGTCACTATACTCCGAGACTTATACTCAAGTTTTCGGCTTATACCTCAAATCTTCATAGACTTCGTTTATGGTGCATGGAAGGTTTGGAATGAAAGAAAGGCCACAATTCAGGAAACTTCAATCCACAAACTTGGCACCCATGAAAAAGTGGATAATGAGAAGCTTTCTGAAGAAGTGGAAATGGTGCTTAAAGAGGAGGGTGATGAGAATAAGCTATCTGTGGGAGAGGTGAAGATAGTGATGGAGAAAATTGGAACATTATGCGATGACCACCCTGATGCTGAAAATTATGAAGAGGGGATGGGTCCAGATGAGATTGCAGGGCTGTTTGAGGAGGAGCCAAGTCCAGAGGAAGTGAAAGAAGCATTTGATATATTCGACGAGAACAATGATGGGTTCATTGATGCAGGGGAGTTAGGAAGAGTGCTCTGTTCATTGGGGCTCATGGAACCTTTGGAAGTGGAATGCCAAAAGATGATCAGAGTCTTTGATGACAATGGAGATGGACGAATTGATTTCAAAGAATTCGTCAAACTTGTGGAGCACAGCTTCTGCTAA
- the LOC142630355 gene encoding uncharacterized protein LOC142630355 has protein sequence MNTVVLSRRTLLLLEVLDPLTSSFPSHHNSKMRPTNNKEPSPRRNRNQTQRRSPSPIRDRTRTPLSSPGLDPTPTGSRPNRLTPPSTSLLDRELVVTEEDTATLFEELRVSSDSNNPRSFPYNVKQQCWNKAEKVRGRDPDRWRRDALGNLVFRKLVGCPGCLCHDYDHIVPYSKGGQSTLENCQVLQATVNRSKGNRTGLSKADLIQKSSYCRVSDRDMDLFELSAYGNVRRGQDSGGCRIQ, from the exons ATGAACACTGTTGTGTTGAGTAGAAGAACACTATTGTTACTTGAGGTCCTCGATCCACTCACTTCTTCTTTTCCCTCTCATCACAACAGCAAAATGAGACCAACCAACAACAAAGAACCGAGTCCAAGGCGAAACCGAAACCAAACCCAACGTCGCTCTCCCTCACCCATCAGGGACCGGACTCGAACCCCACTTTCCTCACCTGGGCTCGACCCAACTCCAACTGGGTCGCGCCCAAATAGACTCACTCCGCCCTCGACCTCGCTCCTTGACCGTGAGCTTGTTGTCACTGAAGAAGACACTGCCACTCTCTTCGAAGAGCTCCGAGTTTCGTCGGATTCTAACAACCCTCGGAGCTTCCCGTACAACGTGAAGCAGCAATGCTGGAACAAGGCTGAGAAGGTCCGAGGTCGAGACCCCGATCGTTGGCGCCGTGACGCTCTTGGAAACCTCGTCTTTCGGAAGCTCGTGGGCTGTCCCGGTTGTCTCTGTCATGATTATGATCACATTGTGCCTTATTCTAAG GGAGGACAGAGCACACTTGAAAATTGTCAGGTTTTGCAG GCAACTGTTAATCGATCAAAGGGAAATCGGACTGGATTGTCCAAAGCTGATCTCATCCAGAAAAGTTCTTATTGCCGGGTTTCAG ATCGTGACATGGATCTCTTTGAACTGTCTGCCTATGGCAATGTCCGCCGTGGGCAAGACTCTGGTGGATGCAGAATTCAATAG